In Oscillospiraceae bacterium, the DNA window CTCGATGGCGATAATGCTGGATTTGTAGAGAAAGCGACTTGCGGTCCTCGCAGTAAAGCCACGATTCAATGGGATAACAGCTCAGCGGAAACTTTGCTCTTGATGCAGAATCAATTTATCTTGGACCATCTTGTAACAACTGCGGATCGCAATGCAGGTGTTGCTGTTTCAAGAATAAACGGAATGCTGTATAAAGATTTCACAAATCCTATAGACAAAGCTTTAATAAATGCAGAGCCAGAATTCAAAAAACATCGGTTAGACTTTGGTTGGTTCAAAGATCAAGTCAATCATGGAAAACCTTGGGATATTAAAGTGCCCGAAAGTTGGAATAAAACTATTGCAGATGATACCTTCCCCGGTAGATATGATACAAAAATAGTGGTGGACGGAGCGCTCAGAACTCCCGAAGAATTAGGTAATATGACATATGGATATTTAGGCACAGCGGCAGGATTTCGACAATGGGTTTTACTTGCCGGTGGTGATTATGCGGATGGTGGAATTTGGGGTGTAATCACAAGTTCAGACTCCGCGACAGACAAAGAATTTATAAAATTAGGTGTCCAGTGGTATAAAAACAAATAGTGGGGTGTAATAATTGAAAATATTTGTTAAAGTAACACTTATTATTTTAGCACTTATCGCTTTAATCTTAATCGCAGTGGTGATATTCTTGCGCATTCTGTTTCCAGCACCGCTTTCAAAAGAAGCAACAGAAAAAGATTTTGTAAAAAATCAAGATAATATTTCATTAGTTACTCGCTACTTGATTAATTGTAAAGATAGCATATATATTCCTGTTGCCGATTCAAAAGAAGTTGCCAATATTGAAGACTCGCAAGTCGTTAACGCAATAGAAATATTGTTTAGCAAAGGCTATAGTGTAATTTCTAAGGATAAGAATACCATTCAGTTTCAGCGTTCTACAAGATTTATGGACTTTGGAAGTGGAATCGTCTATTCCATTGATGGCAGTGAACCGCAGTTGCCATTTCTCACAAAATTGGATTCATTGTCAGATCCGAATTGGTATTATTATGAAGCGGATTTTAACGAATTTAAGAAGAGGGAACAATCGCAGTAGATGGATCGCCGCAACACCTGTGCTTTGCACATTGCTCATGACTTTTGATTATGGTGTGCCTTGTTGCAGTGGTTTTTTCGAGACCAGCGGAGCGGTTGAGGATGTGAAGAGCAACGGACGCATCTTACGATCTGAACGGGAACAAACTATCGAAGACGGATTGGCGCGGGAATAAGTATGAATACGTGTACGACGAACGGGACCGGCTAGTGGAGAAACGGGATCCGTTTAAGAACAGATTATGTACTCAACCTGGATTTCAACCTGGACTTTTACAGCAAAAATTAATCTTTCAGTTTGAGTTATTCAGCAAGGAAGGTCTGAGTTTCAATGAAAAAAGTGTGGAAAAAGATGGGACACATCTTATACAGTTCCCTGGCGATTTTGCTCTTTCTGGCCCTGTGGGAGGTGTTGGGGCGGACGGGCGTGTTGGTCAATCCGCTGTTTTTGCCTCCGTTCACCGGGGTGCTGGCCGCCCTCGTCAAAGAGACGGCCAGCGGGGCGCTGTGGCGGCATGCGGCCATCAGTTTGCAGCGATCCCTGCTGGGGTTTGGCCTGGGGTTGGTGGTCGCCATCCCGCTGGGGCTGGCGATCGGCTGGGTCAAGAAGTTCGGGCGGTTTTTAAACCCGTTGCTGCAGCTTTTCCGCAATATGCCCGTGCTGGCGCTGCTGCCCGTGTTTGTCATGTTTTTCGGCATCGGCGAGGTTTCCAAGGTGGTGGTCATCTTCTGGGGCGTGCTCTGGGCGGTGCTGCTGAACACGGTCTCCGGCGTGCGAAGCGTGGACCCTCAGCTCATCAAGGCGTCCCGATCGATGGGGACGAAGCCGATCCGGCTGTTCGCCAGTGTGATTTTGCCGGCCGCGCTCCCACATATCTTCACGGGCACGCGGATCAGCGCGACGAACTCAATTGTCATCCTGATCGCGGCGGAGATGATCGCCGCGAACCGAGGTCTTGGGTACGCGCTCTATTTCTACCAAGCCAACATGAAGGTACCGGAGATGTTTGCGTATATTGTCGTGATGGCCGTGATGGGTGTGCTGCTCAACTACTCCCTGGAGGCCCTTGAGCGGCGCAGCTTCCGATGGCGCGACGAGGCGGGCACCACGGCGGCCGAACCGGCGGCCTGAAAAGGCGACCGGAAAAGAGCGGGCACAGGTTGACCGGAAGACCGGAAACCGACACCTTTGATTGGGGTGTCGGTTTTTGTTTTTATGGTTCAGGTGTCAGAAGTGCGCCTGACGGCGGGCGAGGCTTTTGACACCCAAACCATTCACAGGTCGGCGCCGCGGGAAAGCGGCGCAAAAATTATGAAGGAGGCGACAGAAATGGAAAAAACAGGGAAATATAGGAGAGGCGGGGTGAGGTTGCCGTGTCTGTGTTTGGCTGCCTGTCTACTGCTGGCGCTGACGGCATGCGCGACCGGTGCGCCGGCGCCGACCAGGAATGGTGCGGCGGACAAGACGACAACACAGACGCCGCCGGCGGCCGGCCGGTCGGCGGAGACGGGGGATACCGGCGGCGCGCCGGCGGAAAAGACGCCTTTTACGCTCCGCGTCGTTACACAGACGGGCTTCAACGAGATCAACGTGGCGGACGAGCTGGGTTTCTTTTGGGAAGAGGGCATTGAGCTCGAATACATCGGCGCGCTGGCCAAGGGCGTCACGGAGTTTCAGCTCATCGAACAGGGCGAGCTCGACGCCTTCACGACCGTACACCCGCCGACCATCGCGCAGGCGCGGCTGGCGGGCATCCAAACCAAGGCGGTGGCGCCCGGCATGGTGGACAACGAGGAATACCCGCATGTGCGCTACCTTGTGAAGGTGGACAGTCCGATCCAATCGCTGGAGGAGGCGGTCGGCAAAAAGGTGTCCATCACCAGCATCGCGCCCTGCTCGGACGGGTATGTGAAGTACTATCTGCAGAGCAAGGGGCTGGATCCCGAACAGGTGGAATTTGTGACATTGAGCACGCCCGGCCAGCAGGAGCAGTCTCTGGTGCAGGGGCTCGTCGACATCACGACGTCCCACCCGCCCTTCGCCGGCCCGGTGGTGGCGAGCGGCGAGGCGCGCGAGATTTTGAACACATGGGAGATCTTCCAAAGCCCGGGGGCGGGGCTCTCGACGCGCGGTTTCTCAGAGGCGTTCATCGCGGAGCACCCGGACGTGGTGCAGGGCTTTGTGAACGCGATGTACCGAGCGCGGCGCTGGATCAACGAACATTTTGACGAGGCCAAAGGCATCGTCGCGAAGTATCTGGACCTCGCCCCGGAGGACCTCAGTTCCTTCTATTACGACGGGAACAAGAACATCACGCCGGCCTATGTCGACAAGTGGTTTGAGATCTCGGAGACGATAGGACTCTGGAACTCTGGCGACGTGCAGCCGGAGGATGTCTATACGAACGACTTTGTACCGAAGGACGCGCCCGCGTCCGACGCCGCGATCACCTGGAACGGCTGACCGGCGAGTCGGGGCGGACCTGGCCGCGTTGCCGGGCCGACGCGGCCAGGTCTGCCCCGGCGCGCGGCAAAAATTGTTGTCTATAAAACGGTAGCAGAGAAACAGAACGTGTTGGGGAAACTGGCCCACTCCAGCAAACAGGATAAGGTTCTAAAGCGCCAGGACAATCAGAAGGTCGATCTGCTTGTGTACAACAGGGATGTGGAGGAGCAGCAGGCGGTGGAGGATCTGCAAGAAGACGGGTCATGGTGGACTATGTGCAGTTAGACTACGAGGTGTTCATGTCCTGCTGACGGACAGCACATCCGCCGCAGTCCTATCGCTCTCCGAGACAGAGGACGAGGCGGCTCTGTATGACTACGACGTGTGGAACAACATGATCTCCTCCACGGTGGACGGAGAGACGACGACGTATGTATACAACGGCGACAGCCTGCGCGTGAGCAAGACGGCAAACGACTTGACAACACGGTATGCCTACGAATATACTGAGGTTGTACTGGAACTGGACGGCAGCGGAAACCAAAAGGCGATGAACGTCCGCGGGCACAAGCTGCTGTCGCGCGTGACCTCCGCCGGTTCGTCGTGGTTTATGTACAACGGCCATGGAGACGTGACGGCGCTGGTGGACGGGGCGAACACGGTCCAGGCGACATACTACTACGACGCGTTCGGCGTGCACAGGGAGCAGACCGGCACAGCGGACAACCCATACCGCTACAGCGGGTACACATTTGCAGGAAGAGAGCGGTTTGTACTATCTGAGGTCATGCTTCTACGACCCGGAATTGGCCCGCTTCATGCAGGAGGATACATATTGGACAAATAAAGCGCTGAAGATGAATCAACTGAGCCCTGGGAATGAATGGTATAGGGATGAAGAATATTTAAGTTTGGCGGAAAGCCAAATGGAATGGGAACTGGGGAAAGGTTCCATACAAATGAACAACGGGATGAAGACGGAGTTCAATCAACTGTAAAATGAGGTTGGGATGGGAATGATTATACTATGAAGAGCAATTTAAAGCAATCTTTCTTAGCAGCTTTTCAAATTCTTGATGAAGTATTTGATGATACAAGAAATGAACAACTTGGCAACCTGCTTAGTGAGATGAATCCGTATTTATTTGCGGATTTGATGTCGGCTGACCCCGCCATTTGGAACGAATGGATTGATTGTGCGAAAAAAATAAATAAGGACGAAGTTTATAGTAGTGACGAAGTTTTTGAAACACTCAATATATTCCTGGAATTAAATAGTGAACAATATTACTATGACATGGATTTGCTTTTATGCTTAATCAACGATAAAATAACAAATGGAAGATGGGAGCGAATTTTTAAAAAGGCATTAACTATTTCATAGTATAAGGACGTAGAGGGATTCGGTCGAGTAAAATCCGCGCTTCACAACACGAAAGTCCTTGCAGAGCCAGACATGCAGTTTTCCGCATCCGACTCTTCGGCCGTTCTTCATATACGCATCAATCAGTCTTTGACTGTCAATGACAGCCACGTATCTCCCCTTTTTCGTCAGATGAAACGAATTTTTTCGAGTCTTTCCGATTCCTCCTACTACTCCATCCGGCCAGAAACTGTATCTCCATATAATGGGGCCATACACGGCGCACATCAGATGACGAATGACGGTCGCTTCAAAAACACACCGGATGGGGTACTGCCTCTGTGATTGACTTCGGATTGACTAAACCTTTTCGTTTGAAAACAATCTTAGTCAATCAAAAATCCAGTAACTACGCCGTTTTATGGTTTTTAATTGGTTTTGGATTGACTTGACGATTGACTAAAAAATCATTTTGCAGGATTCTTGTAGTCAATCGTCAATACCCAATAACCGGTTCGCTGATTGCCGTCGGCGCGTTCAATTATGCCGCCCTGCCTCATGTTGGTCAGGATATTTCTCACCTTATTCTCTTTCTGCTTTGCGTCAAGGACGTCGGAGAGCTTACTGAACAGCAGCTTAATAAAATCGCTTTTCCTGCCCCGCTGGTACTGACACAGATAGTTGATTATCAGTTGTGTGTAATAGTCGTCGTCCATTGCCTTGTTCTTGATGTACTGCGCCCGCTCATTTACGATATCGGCAATCCCTGCC includes these proteins:
- a CDS encoding ABC transporter permease: MKKVWKKMGHILYSSLAILLFLALWEVLGRTGVLVNPLFLPPFTGVLAALVKETASGALWRHAAISLQRSLLGFGLGLVVAIPLGLAIGWVKKFGRFLNPLLQLFRNMPVLALLPVFVMFFGIGEVSKVVVIFWGVLWAVLLNTVSGVRSVDPQLIKASRSMGTKPIRLFASVILPAALPHIFTGTRISATNSIVILIAAEMIAANRGLGYALYFYQANMKVPEMFAYIVVMAVMGVLLNYSLEALERRSFRWRDEAGTTAAEPAA
- a CDS encoding ABC transporter substrate-binding protein; amino-acid sequence: MRLPCLCLAACLLLALTACATGAPAPTRNGAADKTTTQTPPAAGRSAETGDTGGAPAEKTPFTLRVVTQTGFNEINVADELGFFWEEGIELEYIGALAKGVTEFQLIEQGELDAFTTVHPPTIAQARLAGIQTKAVAPGMVDNEEYPHVRYLVKVDSPIQSLEEAVGKKVSITSIAPCSDGYVKYYLQSKGLDPEQVEFVTLSTPGQQEQSLVQGLVDITTSHPPFAGPVVASGEAREILNTWEIFQSPGAGLSTRGFSEAFIAEHPDVVQGFVNAMYRARRWINEHFDEAKGIVAKYLDLAPEDLSSFYYDGNKNITPAYVDKWFEISETIGLWNSGDVQPEDVYTNDFVPKDAPASDAAITWNG